A single window of Solanum dulcamara chromosome 5, daSolDulc1.2, whole genome shotgun sequence DNA harbors:
- the LOC129888352 gene encoding lachrymatory-factor synthase-like, whose translation MASQQLESKWEGKSIANLKLGKAEQVWPILEDFFNIHEWLPTIDTCYQLNNNTDGLIRYCASTAPPSSSDDGEAIIKWCHERLLTMDKMERYLSYEALENNIGIRSYVATFKVLSSDNDGGDDEEEEEGGCQIEWSFVADPIDGLTLECFSGYIDSTLQSMAEKIEKALECDFARSN comes from the coding sequence ATGGCATCCCAACAACTTGAGTCCAAATGGGAAGGCAAATCCATTGCCAATCTAAAACTTGGAAAAGCTGAACAAGTATGGCCTATCCTTGAAGATTTCTTCAACATCCACGAATGGCTACCTACCATTGACACTTGTTACCAACTTAATAATAATACTGATGGACTTATCCGCTATTGTGCTAGCACGGCGCCCCCATCATCATCAGACGATGGAGAAGCGATCATCAAGTGGTGTCACGAGAGGTTGTTGACCATGGACAAGATGGAACGTTATCTAAGCTATGAAGCGTTAGAAAATAATATAGGAATCAGGTCATATGTAGCTACGTTTAAAGTATTGTCATCAGACAACGATGGTGGTGAtgatgaggaggaggaggagggcGGGTGCCAGATTGAATGGTCGTTCGTTGCTGATCCAATCGATGGGTTGACTTTGGAATGTTTTTCTGGTTACATTGACTCTACCCTACAAAGCATGGCTGAAAAAATTGAGAAAGCTTTGGAATGTGATTTTGCGAGATCTAATTAA